In Populus trichocarpa isolate Nisqually-1 chromosome 12, P.trichocarpa_v4.1, whole genome shotgun sequence, a genomic segment contains:
- the LOC7483442 gene encoding inactive protein RESTRICTED TEV MOVEMENT 2 yields the protein MANIRGVRSGWIAERTRSRHHLVEEYVPSSAWTEDSNSHQLLVDLPDFRKEEVKLQVDDPGKLTVSGERLVNNSKCIYFEQTFKLPQNSDTDNITGKFDGEILYVTVPKQEETSKEPDLNQPNSTIGDQKTNNEILEEKESSGKSRDGYRLVPRKYWGQEDEATPLEKASRMMKKNKGILLMAVLAFSLGVLVGIYK from the exons ATGGCAAATATTAGAGGAGTGAGATCGGGATGGATTGCAGAGAGAACACGCTCGCGTCACCACCTTGTTGAAGAGTATGTTCCTTCTTCGGCTTGGACGGAGGACTCGAATAGCCACCAACTTCTCGTTGATCTTCCTG ATTTCAGAAAGGAAGAAGTGAAGCTCCAAGTAGATGACCCTGGGAAGTTAACGGTGAGCGGAGAGAGGCTGGTGAACAACAGCAAATGTATATATTTCGAGCAAACGTTCAAGCTTCCACAGAATTCAGATACTGATAATATCACTGGAAAATTTGATGGTGAGATTCTGTATGTAACTGTTCCAAAGCAAGAAGAAACGTCCAAAGAGCCTGATCTAAACCAGCCTAACAGTACTATCGGTGACCAAAAAACCAATAATGAAATAttagaagagaaggaaagtagTGGAAAAAGCAGGGATGGTTACAGACTTGTTCCAAGGAAATATTGGGGACAGGAGGATGAGGCTACACCATTAGAAAAGGCTTCgaggatgatgaagaaaaacaagGGGATTTTGCTTATGGCTGTTTTAGCATTTTCACTTGGGGTTTTAGTTGGGATATACAAGTAA